A single Drechmeria coniospora strain ARSEF 6962 chromosome 03, whole genome shotgun sequence DNA region contains:
- a CDS encoding putative APG12-component of the autophagic system, translated as MDSMSVPDRPNSSISPVLEEEEEEDTPELPLTMSASILLADLSRDASAAIASVGGFPQEKVVVRFKPVGSAPPLQQDLCKITAARKFEEVVRYLRRKLRCKDTDSVFLYVNSVFAPSLDEVVGNLHQVGNEPLAAAGALARLPGPSCFGS; from the coding sequence ATGGATTCCATGTCGGTGCCAGACCGGCCCAACTCGTCGATATCCCCCGttctcgaggaggaggaggaggaggacacGCCCGAGCTGCCGCTCACCATGTCGGCATCCATCCTGCTGGCAGATCTGTCCCGCGACGCttccgccgccatcgccagcgtcggcggcttcccGCAGGAAAAGGTTGTGGTACGCTTCAAGCCTGTCGGCTCGGCACCACCCCTGCAGCAGGACTTGTGCAAGATTACAGCTGCGCGCAAGTTTGAAGAGGTCGTGCGGTACTTGAGGCGGAAGCTGCGGTGCAAAGACACGGATAGCGTGTTTCTGTACGTGAACTCTGTCTTTGCACCATCACTGGATGAGGTGGTGGGCAATTTGCACCAGGTAGGCAACGAACcacttgctgctgctggtgcccTCGCTCGATTACCCGGCCCCTCATGTTTCGGGTCATGa
- a CDS encoding SIR2 family histone deacetylase — protein sequence MAPRNDVEAFHEVLRSSRRILALCGAGLSASSGLPTFRGAGGYWRNHDATKLATMTAFRADPGIVWLFYAYRRHACLKASPNPAHRALAQLAKENKDFLCLTQNVDNLSQRAGHAPEQLRALHGSLFDIKCSADGCDWMERDNFDDPFCPPLAPAAEDPPPGERLPLLDPYHRVRHVPEEELPKCPKCKVGLQRPAVVWFEEALDGEMLRGIDDWLNDGKVDLMLVIGTSAQVWPAAGYISTAKRRGARVVTVNPEAVDESALLSLQPGDFAFDEDAAECLPRLLEPVIGIMQENGGFKKA from the exons ATGGCGCCCCGCAACGACGTCGAAGCCTTCCACGAAGTGCTCCGATCTAGTCGtcgcatcctcgccctctgcGGCGCCGGCTTGTCTGCCTCGTCCGGCCTACCGACCTTccgcggtgccggcggctACTGGCGAAATCACGATGCCACCAAGCTTGCCACCATGACGGCCTTCCGGGCCGACCCCGGCATCGTTTGGCTCTTCTACGCGTACAGGCGTCATGCCTGTCTCAAGGCCAGCCCGAACCCTGCCCACCGGGCTCTCGCTCAGCTGGCCAAGGAGAATAAAGATTTCTTGTGTCTCACGCAAAACGTCGACA ATCTCTCCCAGCGGGCAGGCCACGCTCCGGAGCAGCTCCGGGCTCTTCACGGCTCGCTCTTCGACATCAAGTgctccgccgacggctgcgaTTGGATGGAGCGCGACAACTTTGACGATCCCTTCTGCCCACCGCTggcccccgccgccgaggacccGCCGCCGGGAGAGCGTCTCCCCTTGCTCGACCCGTACCACCGCGTCAGGCACGTGCCGGAAGAGGAGCTGCCGAAATGCCCCAAGTGCAAGGTCGGCCTGCAGCGTCCGGCCGTCGTCTGGTTCGAGGAGGCGCTGGATGGTGAAATGCTCCGTGGCATCGACGACTGGCTGAATGACGGCAAGGTG GACCTCATGCTCGTCATAGGCACCTCTGCTCAAGTCTGGCCCGCCGCGGGATACATTTCGACGGCGAAGCGTCGTGGCGCTCGCGTTGTGACGGTGAACCCGGAAGCAGTCGACGAATCGGCGCTGCTGAGCCTGCAACCGGGCGACTTTGCCTTTGACGAAGATGCGGCCGAGTGCCTACCACGGCTGCTCGAACCCGTCATTGGCATCATGCAGGAGAATGGAGGGTTCAAGAAGGCCTGA
- a CDS encoding phenylalanine ammonia-lyase has protein sequence MTGPKASAHMSATLQIWRRLRDLRSGKSTIVLDGNSLDVASIVAVARHGIKPSISSDESLARQLDLSVDALAAYLSREWVVYGVNTGFGGSADTRTNELVNLQIHLLQHTQSAIITAADKDPASNSEREPSHVMPPSWVRGAIVARANQNLRGHSAVRIAVLQSLVDLLRHDITPLVPLRGTISASGDLMPMSYIAGALTGNPDVFVQVGAGKDAEVMASPDALRRSGLAPSGLGPKEALGLINGTAPSVAVASLVLYDTQKLAFLAQMLTAFAAESMGGNVEWAQPFIHAARPHSGQVEAAGNIRRFLKGSEFVVGLKSRKRTGDGLWQDRYSTRTAPQWIGPYLEDLLLAQRQLEVELNSTSDNPLVDAAERDGVPGGEVYSGGNFQAVVVTSSMDKARLALQMIGRMLWSQVSEMINPSTNNGLEANLNASSRENYTMKGIDVNMSAYMSELAALAHPVSAHVMSAEMHNQGINSLALVSARRTMEAADLVAHMCACHVYVSSQAVEMRANHVRFLTLLREKVLRDTTPNGALHGLGLKGSETERLAAKLAPVVESTWYHWNSNTWKERISYVTEAVVAPVIDFVAAEELECSMAQLAAFKAHFESTVSRAAASMFYPGSPVGPEVVATQLGDGSAQLYTWLRSKLGVPLHRGLDDDPLYNATSGLAAEGKKTIGSWVSIVYESLVKGGMMDMVLDGVESSRRGPRTVDEFAMLCREMDKY, from the coding sequence ATGACGGGCCCCAAGGCTTCCGCTCACATGAGCGCGACGCTCCAGATCTGGAGACGGCTCCGTGACCTCCGAAGCGGGAAAAGCACGATTGTCCTCGACGGAAACAGCCTCGACGTTgcgtccatcgtcgccgtcgctcgtcaCGGCATCAAGCCGTCCATCAGCTCGGACGAGTCCCTCGCGCGGCAGCTCGACCTCAGTgtcgatgccctcgccgcctacCTCTCCCGCGAATGGGTCGTCTACGGCGTCAACACGGGCttcggcggcagcgccgacaCGAGGACCAACGAGCTCGTCAACCTGCAGATTCACCTTCTCCAGCACACGCAGAGCGCCATCATCacggcggccgacaaggATCCGGCGAGCAACTCGGAGCGCGAGCCCTCGCACGTGATGCCCCCCTCGTGGGTGcgcggcgccatcgtcgcccgtGCGAACCAGAACCTGAGGGGGCACAGTGCCGTCCGCATCGCCGTCCTGCagagcctcgtcgacctgctgcGTCACGACATCACCCCCCTGGTGCCGCTGAGGGGcaccatctcggcctcgggagACCTCATGCCCATGTCGTACATTGCCGGAGCCCTCACGGGTAACCCCGACGTCTTCGTCcaggtcggcgccggcaaggatGCCGAGGTGATGGCCTCGCCCGATGCCCTGCGCAGGAGCGGCCTCGCACCCTCGGGCCTGGGTCCCAAGGAGGCGCTCGGCCTCATCAACGGCACGGCaccgtccgtcgccgtcgccagcctCGTCCTGTACGACACGCAGAAGCTCGCCTTCCTGGCCCAGATGCTCACggccttcgccgccgagtcgATGGGCGGCAATGTTGAGTGGGCCCAGCCCTTCATCCATGCCGCGCGGCCGCACTCGGGCCAGGTGGAAGCTGCCGGAAACATTCGCCGCTTCCTCAAGGGATCCGAGTTCGTCGTCGGTTTGAAGTCGAGGAAGCGCACGGGAGACGGCTTGTGGCAGGATCGGTACTCGACCCGCACGGCGCCCCAGTGGATCGGCCCCTATCTCGAGGACCTTCTCCTCGCCCAGCGccagctcgaggtcgagctgaACTCGACGTCGGACAATcctctcgtcgacgccgccgagcgggACGGCGTCCCCGGCGGCGAAGTCTACTCGGGAGGCAACttccaggccgtcgtcgtcacctcgTCGATGGACAAGGCTCGTCTTGCCCTCCAGATGATTGGCCGCATGCTCTGGTCGCAGGTCAGCGAGATGATCAACCCATCGACCAACAACGGGCTCGAGGCGAACCTCAACGCGAGCTCGCGCGAGAACTACACGATGAAGGGCATCGACGTCAACATGTCGGCCTACATGTCggagctcgccgccctcgcccaccCCGTCTCGGCCCACGTCATGTCGGCCGAGATGCACAACCAAGGCATCAactcgctcgccctcgtgtcggcgaggcggaccATGGAAGCCGCCGATTTGGTGGCCCACATGTGCGCCTGCCACGTCTACGTTTCCTCCCAAGCCGTCGAGATGCGGGCGAACCACGTGCGGTTCCTGACGCTGCTCCGCGAGAAGGTGCTGAGGGACACGACGCCCAACGGTGCCCtgcacggcctcggcctgaAGGGTTCCGAGACGGAGAGGCTCGCGGCGAAGCtggcgcccgtcgtcgagtcgacgTGGTATCACTGGAACAGCAACACGTGGAAGGAACGCATCTCGTACGtgaccgaggccgtcgtggcgccCGTCATCgacttcgtcgccgccgaggagttGGAATGTTCCATGGCAcagctcgccgccttcaAGGCCCACTTCGAGAGCACCGTGTCCcgcgcggccgcctcgatgtTTTACCCCGGCTCCCCCGTCGGGCCCGAGGTCGTGGCCAcgcagctcggcgacggcagcgcccAGCTCTACACGTGGCTGCGCTCGAAGCTCGGCGTGCCCCTGCACCggggcctcgacgacgatcctCTGTACAACGCCACCAGCGGcctggcggccgagggcaagaagACGATTGGCAGCTGGGTGAGCATCGTGTACGAGAGCTTGGTCAAGGGTGGCATGATGGACATGGTgctggacggcgtcgagtcTTCGAGGCGAGGACCGCGAACGGTCGACGAGTTTGCCATGCTGTGCAGAGAGATGGACAAGTATTGA
- a CDS encoding glycoside hydrolase family 92 protein yields the protein MSRLCTGLGTSRLLPLLFFRCFLLLLLISKVKCDPLVHVDPLIGSRNGGNVFAGATLPYGLAKAVADVDGQNTGGFGLDGSNVTGFSSLHDSGTGGNPSLGNFPLFPQLCDGDDLSSCRFRIGDRKVRYRESSVKAEPGRFYIELENGVAAEMTSSEHAALYRFTFRPGEARQPVILLDLTDLWKSRQNASITVDEHSGRMVGNGTFLPSFGAGSYASYFCVDFFGPRVVDTGVWVNNRAGSEPKQIHVTRGFNLFYLEAGGFAKFALDRDGDRTVTARVGMSFKSAEQACSSAEREIPDALNDFDRLVSTARNIWREKLDPIRIKSGGAAKDIVRSFWSGVYRNMISPQNYTGENPHWDTGRPYFDSFYCIWDSFRVQHPLLTIVDPRAQVQMVQSLLDMYSHEGWLPDCHMSMCNGWTQGGSNADVVLVDAYVKNLSTTIDWELALEAITVDAEEEPLEWSYHGRGGLQSWRTLHYVPYLDFDPIGFGTNSRSVSRTLEYSYNDFCLATLADGLGRGQEFSKYMARSMNWKNLWKEDQISVINGTDTGFRGFFQPKYMNGTWGFQDPIACSSLATFCSLTTNPSETFEASIWQYMFFVPHAISSLISLVGGDDAFISRLDFFQASGLADISNEPVFLTVFLYHYAGRPSLSAKRIHTYIPNSFNATPGGLPGNDDSGAMGAFLFFSILGLFPVAGQNVYLITPPFFEEISIKSPLTGKTATVRNLGFDPSYKKLHIQKATLNGKKWTRSWIGHEFFTHGWTLELELGAHESDWGSKPQDRPPSWRA from the exons ATGAGTCGACTATGCACAGGTCTAGGAACCTCTCGTTTGCTTCCTCTCCTCTTCTTCCGCTGcttcctcctgctcctcctgaTCTCGAAAGTAAAATGTGACCCTCTGGTGCACGTTGATCCCCTCATCGGCTCCAGAAATGGCGGGAATGTCTTTGCCGGCGCCACTCTGCCCTACGGTCTCGCCAAAGCAGTGGCCGATGTCGATGGCCAGAACACGggcggcttcggcctcgacgggaGCAACGTCACAGGTTTCTCGAGCCTGCACGACAGTGGCACGGGCGGGAACCCGAGCCTCGGAAATTTCCCCCTCTTCCCGCAGCtgtgcgacggcgacgacctgAGCAGCTGCAGGTTTCGTATCGGAGACCGCAAGGTGCGCTATCGGGAAAGCAGTGTGAAAGCCGAGCCCGGCAGATTTTACATCGAGCTCGAGAATGGTGTGGCTGCCGAGATGACTTCGTCGGAGCATGCTGCGCTCTACCGCTTCACCTTTCGTCCAGGAGAAGCCCGCCAGCCCGTCATCCTGCTCGACCTGACGGATCTCTGGAAGAGCAGGCAGAATGCTTccatcaccgtcgacgagcactcCGGTCGCATGGTCGGGAACGGCACCTTTCTGCCCAGCTTCGGTGCCGGCTCCTACGCCTCGTACTTTTGCGTCGACTTCTTCGGCCCCAGAGTCGTCGATACGGGTGTTTGGGTCAATAATCGGGCCGGAAGCGAGCCCAAGCAAATACACGTCACCAGGGGCTTCAATCTATTTTatctcgaggccggcggttTCGCGAAATTTGCCCTTGACAGGGACGGCGATAGGACCGTCACCGCCCGCGTGGGGATGAGCTTCAAGAGCGCCGAGCAGGCCTGCAGCAGTGCCGAGAGAGAGATTCCCGACGCGCTCAACGACTTTGATAGGCTcgtgtcgacggcaaggaacATCTGGCGCGAGAAGCTCGATCCAATCCGCATCAAGAGCGGCGGAGCTGCCAAAGACATTGTCAGGAGCTTCTGGAGCGGCGTGTACAGAAACATGATATCGCCTCAGAACTACACAGGCGAGAATCCCCATTGGGATACAGGCAGGCCGTACTTTGATTCCTTTTACTG CATATGGGACAGTTTCCGTGTGCAACATCCCCTcctcaccatcgtcgacccTCGAGCCCAGGTCCAGATGGTCCAGTCCCTGCTCGACATGTACTCCCACGAGGGTTGGCTGCCAGACTGTCACATGTCCATGTGCAACGGCTGGACCCAAGGGGGGTCGAACGCCGatgtcgtccttgtcgacgCTTACGTCAAGAACCTGTCAACCACAATCGACTGGGAACTGGCCCTAGAGGCAATcaccgtcgatgccgaggaagagCCATTGGAGTGGTCGTACCACGGCCGCGGCGGTTTGCAGAGTTGGCGTACCCTCCACTATGTCCCCTATCTCGATTTCGATCCCATCGGGTTCGGAACCAACTCTCGCAGCGTCTCACGCACGCTGGAGTACTCTTATAACGATTTTTgtctcgccaccctcgccgacggcctcggcagaGGGCAAGAGTTTTCCAAATACATGGCCCGCAGTATGAACTGGAAGAACCTCTGGAAGGAAGACCAGATTTCCGTCATCAACGGAACCGACACCGGCTTTCGGGGCTTTTTCCaacccaagtacatgaatGGTACGTGGGGTTTCCAGGACCCCATCGCCTGCTCCTCTCTGGCCACCTTTTGCTCGTTGACGACGAACCCGAGCGAAACGTTTGAAGCCAGCATATGGCAGTACATGTT CTTCGTTCCGCACGCCATCTCGTCCCTCATCTCTCTCGTCGGTGGGGACGATGCCTTCATTTCCCGACTCGACTTCTTCCAAGCCAGTGGTCTGGCCGACATCTCCAACGAACCCGTCTTCCTCACCGTCTTCCTCTACCATTACGCCGGCCGGCCTTCTCTCTCGGCCAAACGTATCCACACATACATCCCGAACTCGTTCAATGCCACCCCTGGTGGGCTTCCGGGCAACGACGACTCAGGTGCCATGGGCGCATTTCTCTTCTTCTCCATTCTGGGACTGTTTCCCGTAGCTGGCCAGAATGTCTACCTTATCACCCCGCCATTCTTTGAGGAGATCAGCATCAAGTCACCTCTGACGGGCAAAACGGCAACAGTGCGAAATCTGGGCTTTGACCCGTCGTACAAGAAGCTGCATATCCAAAAAGCAACGTTGAATGGCAAGAAGTGGACCAGATCGTGGATAGGACATGAATTCTTCACCCACGGCTGgacgctcgagctcgagctcggtgcTCACGAGTCCGACTGGGGCAGCAAGCCTCAAGATCGACCGCCGAGCTGGCGGGCGTGA
- a CDS encoding putative ubiquitin-conjugating enzyme protein yields MSSPRRRIETDDVHTHPYPYPLPLPLALPLLMRSGLWQEFYVRFKGPAESSLSPALPCTPARGAPFAVLTEAAPFEGGIWKVHVELPDSYPYKSPSIGFVNRIFHPNIDELCVAGAQSLLPARRANLYRTVARSGSVCLDVINQTWSPMYDMINIFEVFLPQLLRYPNPTDPLNGEAAALLIREPKSYEAKVKEYVQKYATKNAADEAGAESEDDDDMSSVASFSNDEDEEPAGQMDDV; encoded by the exons ATGAGCTCTCCACGACGCAGGATAGAGACCGAT GATGTACACACGCACCCCTACCCctaccccctccccctccccctcgccCTACCCCTCCTCATGCGTTCGGGATTGTG GCAAGAGTTTTACGTGCGGTTCAAGGGTCCGGCGGAAAGTTCGTTGTCCCCTGCACTCCCCTGCACGCCTGCACGGGGAGCGCCGTTCGCAGTGCTGACAGAAGCAGCTCCATTCGAAGGCGGAATATGGAAAGTTCATGTCGAACTGCCCGACTCTTACCCGTACAAGAGCCCAAGCATCGGCTTCGTTAACCGCATCTTCCATCCAAACATCGATGAGCTGTGCGTGGCCGGTGCCCAGTCCCTCCTTCCCGCGCGGCGAGCTAATCTCTATCGCACCGTTGCCAGATCCGGATCCGTCTGCTTGGACGTCATCAACCAAACATGGTCACCGATGTACGACATGATCAACATCTTTGAAGTTTTCCTACCGCAACTCCTGCGCTATCCCAACCCGACGGATCCGCTGAATGGCGAAGCTGCCGCCTTGTTGATCCGCGAACCGAAAAGCTacgaggccaaggtcaaAG AATACGTGCAAAAGTACGCGACGAAGaatgcggccgacgaagctGGCGCGGAGagcgaagacgacgacgacatgtcGTCCGTGGCCAGCTTTagcaacgacgaggacgaagagcCGGCCGGTCAGATGGATGATGTATAG
- a CDS encoding putative ketopantoate hydroxymethyltransferase codes for MSSPLVGSSLGRAGLFSARRSASRIAHARPSALTSRARALSMPMPTTCQMRNSSHSPMGAAPSNPRKKVTLGTLNSLYRKGDPITVMTAHDFPSGHVADHAGMEVVLVGDSLAMVALGMVDTSEVALEEMLLHCRSVARATQSAFTVGDLPMGSYEISPEQALGTAIRVIKEGRMQAIKLEGGQEMAPTIRKITTAGIPVLGHVGLTPQRQNALGGFRVQGKTSESALKILRDALAVQEAGCFAMVLEAVPAEVAALITRKLSVPTIGIGAGAGCSGQVLVQTDMVGNFPPGRFLPKFVKRYGDVWSESKRAIEAYRDEVKSRQYPAPEHTYPISGEEFEAFSKAVEDV; via the exons ATGTCTTCTCCTCTTGTCGGCTCCTCCCTCGGCCGGGCCGGTCTCTTCTCCGCACGGCGGTCCGCGTCGAGGATTGCCCATGCTCGGCCAAGTGCGCTCACATCTCGTGCCCGTGCTCTgtccatgcccatgccgacAACATGTCAGATGAGAAATAGTTCTCACTCCCCCATGGGTGCCGCCCCATCCAACCCGCGCAAGAAGGTCACGCTCGGCACCTTGAATTCGCTCTACAGGAAGGGGGATCCCATCACGGTCATGACCGCCCACGACTTCCCGAGCGGTCACGTCGCCGACCACGCCGGCATGGAGGTTGTCCTGGTCGGTGACAGTCTGGCCATGGTAGCGTTGGGTATGGTGGATACGAGCGAGGTTGCATTGGAGGAGATGCTGCTCCATTGCCGATCCGTCGCACGAGCGACGCAAAGTGCCTTTACC GTCGGCGATCTACCAATGGGATCGTACGAGATCTCGCCCGAGCAGGccctcggcaccgccatcCGCGTCATCAAGGAGGGTCGGATGCAAGCCATcaagctcgagggcggccaggAGATGGCCCCGACCATCCGCAAGATTACCACGGCCGGCATCCCCGTCCTCGGACACGTAGGCCTGACCCCCCAGCGGCAGaacgccctcggcggcttccGCGTCCAAGGCAAGACGAGCGAAAGCGCGCTCAAAATTCTCCGCGATGCGCTGGCGGTCCAAGAAGCCGGCTGCTTCGCCATGGTCTTGGAGGCCGTGCCCGCCGAGGTTGCCGCGCTGATCACCAGGAAGCTTTCCGTGCCgaccatcggcatcggcgccggcgccggctgctCCGGTCAGGTTTTGGTCCAGACCGACATGGTTGGCAATTTTCCACCCGGCCGTTTTCTTCCCAAGTTCGTCAAGCGTTACGGCGACGTCTGGAGCGAATCCAAGCGGGCCATCGAGGCGTACCGTGACGAGGTCAAGAGCCGACAGTACCCAGCGCCGGAGCACACCTACCCCATATCTGGGGAGGAATTCGAAGCATTCTCGaaagccgtcgaggacgtctgA